The sequence atgaaaattacagacctctctcatctttctaagtaggagaacttgcacaatcagtggctgactaaatactttttggccccactgtatactgaataccACCCCTCTATAAATTAAATACTGCTCCAGTGTCAGTATTGGTATCATGGTAAAAATGGGCCACTGCTCACTGAAGCTCCTGATGtaataaagttctttatttttttaataaaattttagcagctcagtgtttgtgtgagtgtttctataaaacatttaaatctaaacgtggttttactttattttctttgttgatTATAAAGTTTTGTGATTTGTTCGGTTATTTTCAGACCAGACTTTATGCGGAGCTGCTTTGTGAGGTCGTTCTTTAGATCTTTTTATCTTCACCTTGATGTTCTCAGGAGGCAGATGACCCCACGTGGACGGTGTTTGTCAGGTTTACAGAATCAGCTCAGGTTTATTTTGAAGGTCTGGATTACGTAACGTTAGATTAGCTGTGAATCTGAACTCTCCCTGACGAACACGTGTTAATTACCCCCCCCCGCGCGATGGACCCACCCGCTCGCTGGGTGCGCTGGTGTATTAGCCTAATCCCGCCGAAGTGTCCCGTTAATCCCGGCGTGAGCTCCGTCCGTCCTGCACTCACATGGATGAAGATCCAGACTGGTGATGTTACCTGCTGTGATGGAACCAAACCCTGCAGAGTGGAGCAGAAGCTTTCAGACACACTCCGAGTTTCTGTACTGAGTCACATCATGTCGGGAGCGCACATGCTAGTGTGGATCGTCCTCGTACTCTCCGCAGGTGAGTGGCTGATTACAGAAGACATGAGTGCTACTTAGTAGATACAGTATatctgtgtgggaatttgtgcccttgttggtcaagaaagcctcagtcggGGCTGGGATCAGGGCtgtatagagctcgctcatgctggaacaggaaaggaccttccctaaactgttgctgcaaagttggaagcatagatTGTCCTTTATAtgagtgatttattacacctgttagtgactgttgtggctaaaacacacaaattcaagaattagaagtggtgtcccaatacttttgtccgtgtAGTGTACCCTTGTATGCAGGCAGGTTGTGTCGAACGCTTCCAAAAAGTATCAGAAGGCtgtcagttcaagccccacctccagTAAGTTGACActgctggacccctgagcaaggcccttaaccctcaattgctcaatttgctttggataaaatcgaaTCGAATAGTATGAAGGCCTCAGAGAACTGGGAAGGTTAAGGTGGATAAATCGTCTTTCCCAAAGTGCAGTGGGGTGGGAGGTGTTTTCAGTACATAAGCTTGGACGTGCAGGGTAATAAAGGCtgttagttcaagccccaccaccagtAAGttgacccttgagcaaggccctcaaccctcaaaagTGTCTGATAAcggcagaaaatgtaaataattattaaagctTAAAGATCGAATCTCAGATAAGATTCCAGAATGTTCATACCCTAAAGAAGTTGAGCATCAGGTCACCGGCGCCTTCAAACCATTTTTATCATTCATATCCATCCCGAGAGCTGCAAACAAATAATAAGAAGTAAATTCATGTTAATAACGacgtttttttaaacatttttgacGTGTTTAAAAACCTAAAGGCAACATGCAAAACTACAGAGCAGATCCTACAGGGCGTCTTCAGGTgtatcaaaaataataataataatttatcgcTGTATTGTGTaattgctttgtttttaaaatgcttcTGCTAAGATATGAACCGTATGCAAATAGTATGAAGGCCTCAgagtgctcgggtggtgcaacACTCTACTACGCTTCAAGAGCCCTTGAGGTCAAATCTTAGGTgccaggcgcctacacagacacacaattaaTGTTGCTTGAAGCGAGGTGCCTGCCTGGATTTCCGTACATGATCCTGCGCTCTGTGAGACCCCGCAtctagcaggtgaaaaaaagcggCTGCGTATATAAGAGGGGCGTGTCGGGAAGCCTTGTGACCCTCCTCAATCAAAGATGAGGGTGGCGGCAGCCGATTGAGTAAAACTCAGTAATAAGAATCGATCAAATCGTATGAAGGCCTCAGAGAATTGGAGACGTTAAGGTGGATAAAGCGTCTTTCCGAAAGTACAGTGGGGTGGGAGGTGTTTTCAGTACGTAAGCTTGGATGTGCAGGGTATAAAGCACCGTGGAACTGGACACGTGATCTCGTTTTATCCCAAAAATTAAAGGACGTAGAATTTGAACCAATATTTCAGTGCCTGTACCCCTAGAGAAAGTCTGTTCTTGAGGAGAGCTTAGGGAGTTTCTTGTTCTCCTTTTGTTCCTCCATCCCTTTTtggtgctgctgttgggctcatTAGCTTCAttacttaattattaattaattattcataTTAATTATTCTCCCGTATTGAACAGAAGCTGCGAGCCAGAACGACGCCTGCGACAGCGAGCCTTGCCGAAACGGTGGCGTGTGCATCCCGACCCGAGGCGACTACACATGCAGCTGCTCTAAAGAACCCAGAAGCGGGCGTCTATACGGAGGCCCGAACTGCACCGTGGCGCTGCGCGGCTGTGAGCACCACCTTTGCCGGAATGGCGCCACCTGCTGGCCTGTTCTTAGCGGTGGACAGCATCGCTACAGCTGCTCCTGCGCTGAGGGATTCACTGGCTCCAGGTGCGAGATCTCCACCACGTTCTCCTTCGAGAACAGCGGCTTCCTGTACGTCCGGGGACCCGCCGGGGACGCCGCGGACCTTCTGAGCGCCACCCTGAGCTTCCGGACGCTGCAGCGGAGTGCCACCCTGCTGCAGGGCACCGTGGACGACCACGCCCTCTCGCTGCAGCTGAGAAGTGGGCGACCGCGCCTGGTGTTGCGGCGGACTCAGGACTTCCACCCGGACCCCGTGGAGCTTCCCCGGGACATCGCGGACGGTCGCTGGCACACGGTGCAGCTGTTCCTGCACAGTGATGCGTTTGGGCTCAGTCTGCAGGATCCGTCGTGCACCTCAGCATCCTGCCACCGTGAGGCACCGGTGGAAACAGAACCGGGTTCTGGATCGGGTCTGAACGGTTCCGGGCGGATTCAGGGCGTGTTTATAGGAGGAAGCGGGGAGGTACCAGCGCGCCCGGAGTCGTTCTTCCTCGGCTGCATGAGGGACATCCAGGTTCAGTCTCGGGCGGTGGTCCCCAGCTCAGGGGTCGAAGGTCAGCAGGTGAACGTGAGTCTGGGATGCAGGGAGGGTGACGGGTGCGAGAAGCGACCCTGCGGGAACAGAGGGAGGTGCGTCGGACAGGGGTGGAGGAAACACAAGTGCGAATGTCATCGACCGTACAGAGGAGACGCCTGCTTACAAGGTCAGAGGCTCGTTTTTAACAGGGACGGGGGCCAGCAGTGGGTTTTTTAAGTCActcatttatttcttatttatttatacatttattaattaattaaccaattaaataattaattagttaatttatttattgattaattcatatattaatttgtttattaattcatttgtttatttatttatttatttatttatttatttattcatttatttatttatttatttattcatttatttattcatttattatattgtttatttatttattcattaatttttttattcatatatttatttatttatttgtttgtttatttatatatttattcatttattcatgtattaattCCTTTATTAATTTAGTTCTGCAGGTTagacaagctcatgctcaggggtccagataCTTTAGACCACTCAGTATATAGGTGAAACAGATCATTGCTGACATCTGTGTGGTTCTTTACAGAGTTCTCGGTGGTCAGGTTTGGAGGTGAGGGTGCAGAAAGCTTCGCTGTGTTTGCGGTCGACGAAGAGTCCGGCGACTCCTTCGTGGTCTCCATGTTCGTTCGTACCCGCCGCCTGAGCGGGTTCCTCCTCGCGTTCTCCAACAGCACCGGCAGCTACCTGAACGTGTGGCTGGAGGGGGGGAAGGTCAGAGTTCAAGCAGGCAGCTCTGAGAGCGTGCAGGGTCACGAGAGCGTCAGTGATGGACGTTTCCACCTGGTGAGTGTCCGCGTGGAGCCTGGGTCTGTCAGGCTGGATCGGTCGGGCGGGACGCTGGTGGCTCCGCCGGGTCTGAGGATCCGGTCAGGTGACGTGGTTCGAGTCGGAGGCCACGAGGACCGTGATGCATCGTTAGCGTTCGGCGGCTATTTCAAGGGGTGTGTACAGGACCTGAGGGTGAACGAGCAGCCTCTGCTGTTTTACCCGGTTATTGGGTTGGTTAGTTCCTACATCCTCGAGAGAAAGGTGGAGGTCACGCCCAACTGCACCGCCGACGACTCCTGCAGGGTAACGTCACCTTCTACTGTCTGTGGAAACCTCACagttcatttatccatctatcatccatctatcatccatctattaatccatccatcatccatccatccattaattcatccaacatccatcaatccatcataCATCcatcatacatccatccatcatccatctattgatcaatccatccatcatccatccatccatcatccattcatcatccatccatctattaatccatccatctgtatTTCTGTCTGCCTCTCCACCCATTCATCTAACCATTcgtctgttcattcattcatccttttATTAACCTGTTGTTCCCTCTGTCCAGCCCCTAGTCCATCTATTTGCTCTAAGTAAATCCTTAAGTAAatctatttctgtatttttacgaatattaatgattaatgtGTCTTGAATAAGAGGATTTAATGGTTCTTATATGACGTTATAAACACAGAAATGCTAACGGTTAGGTATGTGTGTTGATTACAGACTAACCCCTGTCTGAACGGCGGTGTGTGTTACTCCGTCTGGGATGATTTCACCTGCAGTTGCCCTCCCAATACAGCAGGGCGGCGCTGTGAGGAGCTGAGGTGGTGCGAACTGTCTCCGTGTCCTCCTGCTGCAGTCTGTCGATCACACGGTGCAGGATTTGACTGTGAGTACGACTCTGTATATtaaaggtgtccagatacttttggcactGTTCAGTATTGGTCCTGCTGGACAGTGTGATTATGTTTCTCCTCAGGTGTTCTGAACGTGACGCTCCGTGAGGGAGCCGGGGACCGCGCCCTGACCTACAGGGGTAACGGGGGGGTCCGGCGCCCCCTCCGCAGCGTTTCGGTTCGTTTCCGGACGCAGAGACGCTTCACCACGCTGCTCCACGCCGCCAGAGAAAACAGATTCATCACCGTGGCGATACAGGACGGGCGGCTGGTTCTGGAGCTTCGGGGCGGCTCGGGTTCCTCCTCCGTCCGTCTGCAGAGCCGGTGAGGAACCGAGTCTTCTCTTATAAACACTTGAGGGGTGTGAGGTCCAGgtaaaaaagtttgtgaaccctgtGGAATGAGATTTCTCATGGGGTTTGAACTTCATCCAAATTacaatattatacacacacatccatccatctattaatccatccatccaaccatccatccatccatccatccatctactaatctatctatccatccatccatccatccattcacctactaatctatctatccatccatccatccaactatccatccatccatccattcacctactaatctatccatccatccatccacctactaatctatctatccatccatccatccatccatccatccatccatccactaatctatctatccatccatccatccatccatctactaatctatccatccatccatccatctactaatctatctatccatccatccatccatccatccatccacctactaatccatccatccatccatccatccatctactaatccatccatccatccatccatccatctactaatccatccatccatccatccatctactaatctatctatccatccatccatccatctactaatctatctatccatccatccatccaaccaaccatccatccatccatctactaatctatccatccatccatccatccatccatccatccatccaaccaaccatccatccatccatccatccatccatccatctactaatccatccatccatccatccatccatccatccatccatctattaatccatctCTTCACTAATGCAGCCATTCATCCAATACAGTAACACGCtccagacaggacaccaatccatcagaCCTtgcccccaaccccccccccccagacacACCCAACTATCTATACGTAGACGCCCGGTCGACCAGTTGCACCACtgtggattcaaaccctggatcaaGAGGTCGTAAGCtggtgtaatttactgctgcatcaCCTCTAAAAATTCTTCATCTAACATCCTCtaaactgtaaaaataataagattTGGTGAAAGTCGGGATGTGAACCTGCTCACTCGACaatattaaatgattttttgttaATCTGGTCTAGTTTTCTGTCGTCTTTCCAGCCATGCTGCAGTGAGTGATGGAAACTGGCACAGCGCCACCTTGACCATGGTCGACCCCTCTGCACCGGCGTCCGAATGGTCGATGGTGCTGGACGAGCGGCATAACGAGAGCTCCGTCTCCTCCAGCGTTTCTGGAGACCTGAGCTTCCTCAGGGAGGGCGTGGACATCTCGGTCGGGGGCGCTGATCCTGACTCCGGTGCGGATTTCGACGGATGTCTGGGTTCGGTGGAGATCGGCGGCCTTCTCTTACCGTTTCACTCCGAGTCCGAGCTGGGCGTGACCAGGCCTCAGGAGGAACGCTTCTTAAAAGTATCCGGAACGCCGAACGCCGGCTGCCGGGGCGCGAAGGTGTGCGATCCGAACCCCTGCCGGAACGAGGGTCGGTGCGAGGACCTGTTCGACCTTTTTAGATGCCGCTGTGCTGATAGGTGGCGCGGCCGGCTCTGTGAGGACGGAACCGACGCCTGCGGCTCCAACCCGTGCGTACGTGGATCCTGTGTCCCGGCCGGTGAAGGGTACGGGTGCGTGTGTGAGCCGGGTTACGCCGGCCAGCGGTGCCAGGAAGAAAAGGACGTTTGTGAGGGACACGGGTGCCGTAACGGTGGAACCTGCCTGCGGGGACTCGGGCGGTACGCCTGCCTCTGCCCGAGAAACACCACGGGAGCGCACTGCCAGTGAGTCGGAGTCTCTTAATTATTCATTAGTTTAGTAAATTATGAATTAAGTCTTAAACACAACCGGTGTGAGCGTCTGAGTGGTTCAGGAGAAAAGCATTGGCTCTAATATAGTTCAATTGCAAGTTCCTGAGATGCCACGCCCATCAGAGGCTGGGAGTCCATAACAGTCTCATAACCGCTGCAGTTATGCCCTCtggtggctgatcgatggcgctgcacaaaGACAGGGGATAACTGAGATCAGTGGGTGACtgtgtgcacgatacggatctccgtataaaCCCCggtgcaggggaaaagaagcagtcggtacagcacatgtgtcggagggggcgtgtgctaGTCACGAACCTCCTCGGTCAGCAGTGGGGAGGGGGAATACGACTAgggaatcggatacgactaaactgaggtccacaaaagtgcaaaacatgaaCAACGTAAATAGAAAGGCGAGAACGAAGCGAGACTCCCGGCAAAATAAAGCTTATCGctaatgtaaacagagagacatgCGCCGCCTAGTGGACAGTTACCGAACTACTGGTATTGGTACGCGTCTCTCAGACCGGACATTCGGTTTTCCAGACTTTGTCCGTTAAATCTGAAATCCGTTCAATCGAGCTTCCTCTGGGTTGATGTCGTGGGTTTATTTCTGGTGAGCGGAtggtaggagcttcctcacctggatctgcatcaacaactgaattGGAATCTATGTGACATCACAACAGCCTGTTGATTTTCACGTCCTCTTCTCAGTTAAATGCACCGGGGGCCCCGTCtaggctcactgaggccccctTGTGGTTTAACAGGACAATAACTCATCGTTTCTCTCCTGATTGTAGAGAGCGAGTGCCGGAGGCGCCGTGGTACGTGGACCGAGTTCCGTGAgttcatttttctttatttcttatttttttgttgtatttttgtaaatatttacagATTCCTGATTAGATCGTCAATCCAAACCTGAAAAAAGTCGGAACGGGGGCAAAATCAGACCAGAAAGAGACTAAAGTCAAAACTAGTAATGCTACTACAGTTGGGTATAAGGTTGtagtagcagttgtagcctagaggttacggtactggactagtaattaaaaggtcgctggttcaacccccaccactgccaggttgccactgttgggcccttgagcaaggcccttaactatcAATtgattagactgtatactgtcacagtaatgcttaatgttaaaaatgtctatctatctatctatctatctatctatctatctatctatctatctatctatctatctatctgtctgtctgtctgtctgtctgtctgtctgtctgcatgtctgtctatctgtctctatgtctgtctgtctgcatgtctgtctgtctatctgtctctatgtctgtctgcatgtctgtctgtctatctgtctctatgtctgtctgcatgtctgtctgtctatctgtctctatgtctgtctgtctgtctacctgtccgttcgtccgtccgtccgtccgtccgtccgtccgtccgtccgtccgtccgtccgtctatctatctatctatctatctatctatctatctatctatctatctatctatctatctatctacctgtctgtctctctatctatctgtctgtctgtctgtctatctgtttttatgtctatctatctatctatctatctatctatctatctatctatctatctatctatctatctatctatctactgtatctgtctgtctatccatttatctgtctgtctatctgtctgtctgcctgtctgtctatctatctgtctacctttctatctgtctgtctgtctatctatctacctgtctgtctgtctatctatgtatctgtctgcctgtctgtctgtctgtctgtctatctatctatctatctgtctgtctatctatttaaacattaatgatGGGTTGAAGTTCAGGACTTTTggacatgcccctgtcccaattgttttggaacgtgttgcagccACGTGTATAAATCAGCTGAATAGTGAAATATTTTCTTAGTTTTTAATTAACACCGATCACAAAGCGTTCTCAGATCATTGCTGATCATTGTGctgctgtcccaactctttttgggATTCTGTCTGTTCCCAGGTCGCCCACGCTGCCGGTTATGGTGTGTGGGAACGAGAAGTGGAATTACAGCTGCTTTCATGGCGGGAACTGCTCAGCGTCTCAGGACGTGTGTGACTGTCCGCCTGGTTTTACCGGACAGTGGTGAGAATGTGTTTGGCTAAACGACTAGacgatattttgtaaaaataaacacattttttaactgattattGAAGTTACAGCCTTCTACAAtgaacaggtgagggaatcagtTCCTCTTCccctgctggagaccctgacgGTGTATAAGGAGGGtatcctgacacgccctccctccgacgcTCACGTGCTCCACGACCTcttcttatccccccgtacttcggtggaggTACGGTcttgcgcacggagagtcacgcactgatctccacgttcttccacttctgtacaggcgcctcggctaCTAACCTGGGTCCTTATACAGCCTCCAAGACCCCGCCCACGttttttttagtcccgtcttttcccacacagcagactagtggcctgATTTTGTCCACTGCATCATCTGCACTGCCGATCGTGCTTGATAGGGGGCGCCAAACCGACCAGAAACAGAGCTGACATTCGAACTCGGAGAGTCCGGAACCCCGGCGCTGGTGCCACCTGGGTAAAACCAAAACTACAAGGGATGTTCAAAAAGTTTGTGCACTTTTATATTGAGGGTGAAGGAGGAGAAATCGCTCGTGTCTGagagtccggatttagctc is a genomic window of Trichomycterus rosablanca isolate fTriRos1 chromosome 4, fTriRos1.hap1, whole genome shotgun sequence containing:
- the crb1 gene encoding LOW QUALITY PROTEIN: protein crumbs homolog 1 (The sequence of the model RefSeq protein was modified relative to this genomic sequence to represent the inferred CDS: substituted 1 base at 1 genomic stop codon); this encodes MDPPARWVRWCISLIPPKCPVNPGVSSVRPALTWMKIQTGDVTCCDGTKPCRVEQKLSDTLRVSVLSHIMSGAHMLVWIVLVLSAEAASQNDACDSEPCRNGGVCIPTRGDYTCSCSKEPRSGRLYGGPNCTVALRGCEHHLCRNGATCWPVLSGGQHRYSCSCAEGFTGSRCEISTTFSFENSGFLYVRGPAGDAADLLSATLSFRTLQRSATLLQGTVDDHALSLQLRSGRPRLVLRRTQDFHPDPVELPRDIADGRWHTVQLFLHSDAFGLSLQDPSCTSASCHREAPVETEPGSGSGLNGSGRIQGVFIGGSGEVPARPESFFLGCMRDIQVQSRAVVPSSGVEGQQVNVSLGCREGDGCEKRPCGNRGRCVGQGWRKHKCECHRPYRGDACLQEFSVVRFGGEGAESFAVFAVDEESGDSFVVSMFVRTRRLSGFLLAFSNSTGSYLNVWLEGGKVRVQAGSSESVQGHESVSDGRFHLVSVRVEPGSVRLDRSGGTLVAPPGLRIRSGDVVRVGGHEDRDASLAFGGYFKGCVQDLRVNEQPLLFYPVIGLVSSYILERKVEVTPNCTADDSCRTNPCLNGGVCYSVWDDFTCSCPPNTAGRRCEELRWCELSPCPPAAVCRSHGAGFDCVLNVTLREGAGDRALTYRGNGGVRRPLRSVSVRFRTQRRFTTLLHAARENRFITVAIQDGRLVLELRGGSGSSSVRLQSRXGTDDGNWHSATLTMVDPSAPASEWSMVLDERHNESSVSSSVSGDLSFLREGVDISVGGADPDSGADFDGCLGSVEIGGLLLPFHSESELGVTRPQEERFLKVSGTPNAGCRGAKVCDPNPCRNEGRCEDLFDLFRCRCADRWRGRLCEDGTDACGSNPCVRGSCVPAGEGYGCVCEPGYAGQRCQEEKDVCEGHGCRNGGTCLRGLGRYACLCPRNTTGAHCQERVPEAPWYVDRVPSPTLPVMVCGNEKWNYSCFHGGNCSASQDVCDCPPGFTGQWCELEVNECASDPCMNGGFCRDLVNRFQCVCELSFAGELCQIDVSDFYLYVFLLMWQNIFQLLSYLILRLDDEPEVEWNAANDD